One part of the Marinobacterium rhizophilum genome encodes these proteins:
- a CDS encoding AMP-binding protein, with the protein MFFDLDRLRAYGTRPCLLDPHGTSLSYADLADQAGAFGANLNKSLPPSEQPGSPAGRRLIAIEAVSEPVAISAYIGTLAAGHAVLPIPAGASDSATALEQRFRPAASFRRIDGHWQLLTHDRPAAVHPELALLLQTSGSTGQGRGVRLSARALQANAESIAEYLELDAGDRAALILPLHYSYGISVLHSHLLQGASLWLHPDSVLTPGFGAALAASGATNLAGVPHHFSLLESAGLSEALPASLRFLSVAGGAMAPKNVTEWAARMEARGGRFQVMYGQTEACARIAWLPPALARQEPDAIGIAIPGGELALRDEQGHIITAPEGEGELVYRGANVMMGYAENGADLARGAELRELATGDLARRDGNGIYRISGRLARMSKIAGIRIGHDALERALADAGRELAVWGDDRRIGIAVTGATLAPDRIQARAAKLSGIGSQHFDIHTLQDLPRRSNGKIDYPALKAQPGSRPPSKSVLAAYRATFAPRQVNPTDSFASLGGDSLSHVELTLALEERIGGVPQGWERMAISDLEQAKPPSGQSLPTEMVARVLAILAVVVSHQTLWPLYGGSAAMIVLMGMSVAAYRWDALAGGNMRAYFTPMLGVLLPYYAVLAGYALAWGQVPWVSALLLGNFALTTPETQQMLPFLYWFVEAYVQISLLIAIPFMIPALRRRLAGQQHNSDRRRFQFGLWLFGVAAIARFSIPEVWPMQGRALFTVPWVLYMFALGWCISTAQSQRERLLVLGLACLIMPLAAYMGGNWHGGWIKYMSLLALVALLCFVPQVRLPRLAIRPLMRLAQAAFPIYLLHRLVPEVLMPMVGIEGRGPVINALAIAGGIGLGLLAATAQRRLLARRAIRKDAASGQLAGAANG; encoded by the coding sequence ATGTTTTTCGATCTCGATCGCCTTCGGGCCTACGGCACCCGCCCCTGTTTACTGGACCCTCATGGCACAAGCCTGAGTTATGCCGACCTTGCCGACCAGGCCGGTGCCTTTGGCGCAAACCTGAACAAAAGCCTGCCCCCGTCCGAACAGCCGGGTTCGCCCGCTGGCCGCCGGCTGATCGCCATTGAAGCCGTCTCCGAGCCCGTGGCGATCAGTGCCTACATCGGCACCCTGGCCGCAGGCCATGCCGTGCTGCCGATACCCGCTGGCGCCAGCGATAGCGCCACTGCCCTTGAACAGCGCTTTCGCCCGGCCGCGAGCTTCAGGCGCATCGATGGCCACTGGCAGCTGCTGACACACGACAGGCCCGCCGCCGTGCATCCGGAACTGGCGCTACTGCTGCAAACCTCCGGCAGCACCGGCCAGGGACGCGGTGTGCGGCTGTCCGCCCGGGCGCTGCAGGCCAATGCCGAGTCCATCGCCGAGTATCTGGAGCTGGATGCCGGGGATCGTGCCGCGCTGATCCTGCCGCTGCACTATTCCTACGGTATCTCGGTACTGCACTCCCACCTGCTGCAGGGAGCCAGCCTGTGGCTGCACCCGGACTCCGTGCTGACGCCCGGCTTTGGCGCCGCGCTGGCGGCCAGTGGCGCCACCAACCTGGCCGGTGTACCGCACCACTTCAGCCTGCTTGAAAGCGCCGGTCTTAGCGAGGCACTGCCCGCCAGCCTGCGTTTTCTGAGTGTCGCCGGTGGCGCCATGGCACCGAAAAACGTGACCGAATGGGCCGCACGGATGGAAGCCCGCGGCGGTCGTTTCCAGGTGATGTACGGCCAGACCGAAGCCTGCGCCCGTATCGCCTGGCTGCCACCGGCCCTCGCCCGACAGGAACCCGATGCCATCGGCATTGCCATTCCCGGCGGCGAGCTTGCGCTGCGCGATGAGCAGGGGCATATCATCACCGCGCCCGAGGGCGAAGGCGAACTGGTCTACCGTGGCGCCAATGTCATGATGGGCTATGCCGAGAACGGGGCAGACCTGGCCCGCGGTGCCGAACTCAGGGAACTGGCCACCGGCGACCTGGCCCGGCGCGATGGCAACGGCATTTACCGCATCAGCGGCCGGCTGGCACGCATGTCCAAGATTGCGGGCATCCGCATCGGTCACGACGCCCTGGAGCGCGCCCTGGCCGATGCCGGGCGCGAGCTTGCCGTGTGGGGTGATGACCGGCGCATCGGCATTGCCGTGACCGGTGCCACCCTGGCCCCCGACCGGATACAGGCGCGCGCTGCAAAACTCAGTGGCATCGGGTCGCAGCATTTCGACATCCATACGCTGCAGGACCTGCCAAGGCGCAGCAACGGCAAGATCGATTACCCGGCGCTCAAGGCCCAGCCTGGTAGCCGCCCCCCCAGCAAGAGCGTGCTGGCCGCCTACCGCGCCACCTTCGCCCCGCGCCAGGTAAACCCCACCGACAGCTTTGCCAGCCTGGGCGGTGATTCCCTGAGCCATGTGGAACTGACGCTCGCGCTGGAAGAGCGCATCGGCGGCGTGCCCCAGGGCTGGGAGCGCATGGCCATCAGCGATCTTGAACAGGCCAAACCACCCAGCGGCCAGAGCCTGCCCACCGAGATGGTGGCCCGCGTGCTGGCGATACTGGCGGTGGTGGTATCCCACCAGACACTCTGGCCGCTCTATGGTGGCTCGGCGGCCATGATCGTGCTGATGGGCATGAGCGTTGCCGCCTATCGCTGGGATGCCCTTGCCGGTGGCAACATGCGCGCCTACTTCACCCCGATGCTGGGCGTGCTGCTGCCCTACTACGCGGTACTGGCTGGCTATGCACTGGCGTGGGGGCAGGTACCCTGGGTATCGGCATTGCTGCTGGGGAATTTTGCCCTCACCACGCCTGAAACCCAGCAGATGCTGCCCTTTCTCTACTGGTTCGTGGAAGCCTATGTGCAGATCTCGCTGCTGATCGCCATTCCCTTCATGATTCCTGCGCTGCGGCGAAGGCTCGCCGGGCAACAGCACAACAGCGACAGGCGACGCTTTCAATTTGGCCTCTGGCTGTTTGGCGTCGCGGCCATCGCCCGCTTTAGCATCCCGGAGGTCTGGCCCATGCAGGGCCGCGCCCTCTTTACCGTGCCCTGGGTGCTATACATGTTCGCACTGGGCTGGTGCATCAGCACGGCGCAATCGCAGCGCGAGCGGCTGCTGGTGCTGGGGCTGGCCTGCCTGATCATGCCGCTGGCGGCCTACATGGGCGGCAACTGGCACGGCGGCTGGATCAAGTACATGAGCCTGCTCGCCCTGGTGGCGCTGCTGTGCTTCGTGCCCCAGGTCCGCCTGCCAAGGCTAGCGATCAGGCCCCTGATGCGCCTTGCCCAGGCTGCCTTTCCGATCTACCTGCTGCATCGGCTGGTACCCGAAGTCCTGATGCCCATGGTTGGCATCGAGGGGCGCGGCCCCGTCATCAATGCCCTGGCCATTGCCGGCGGCATTGGTCTTGGGCTGCTGGCCGCCACCGCGCAGCGCCGCCTGCTGGCCCGACGGGCAATCCGCAAGGATGCCGCCAGCGGCCAGCTGGCAGGCGCGGCGAACGGCTAG
- a CDS encoding FAD-dependent oxidoreductase encodes MIKTYTFPRYPYVRSTDQDSDTPVRRPVVIGGAGPVGMALAIDLALHDIPVVVLDDNNTVSVGSRAVCYAKRLLEIMDRLGIGERMIQKGVGWNLGKVFFEQDQVYSFDMLPESHHRRPGFINLQQYYVEQYLVERIDELDGVDLRWKNRITALEQLDDGVLLSIETPDGVYRLEADYLVACDGANSDIRALCGLTSSGQVFQDRFLIADVLMDPKRFPPERWFWFNPPFHDGQSTLLHRQPDNVWRIDFDLGWEADPEEEKKPENIIPRVQAFLGEEVEFELEWASVYTFCCRRMDDFRHGRVLFAGDAAHQVSPFGARGANSGVQDTDNLAWKLALVLKDQAPATLLDTYTGERLLAADENIRNSTRSTDFITPKNEASRALRDAVLNLARDYPFARHLVNSGRLSLPSVYADSRLNTADADAEAFDSAMVPGAPSTDGPVQRNGEDDFLLSRLGNAFNLLWFIDDANLPSATELAVLAQLASQPVPVGTRLVSRQPCALELPDGVELLVDHLGILAERFDAAPGTFYLMRPDQHVCGRGRSFDPGRIQAMQRTATGH; translated from the coding sequence ATGATTAAAACCTATACCTTTCCCCGTTATCCCTATGTGCGCAGCACCGACCAGGACAGCGATACGCCGGTACGCCGTCCGGTGGTGATCGGTGGCGCCGGTCCTGTTGGCATGGCGCTGGCCATTGATCTTGCACTGCACGACATTCCGGTGGTGGTGCTGGACGACAACAACACCGTCAGTGTCGGTTCACGGGCGGTCTGCTACGCCAAGCGGCTGCTCGAAATCATGGACCGGCTGGGCATCGGTGAGCGCATGATCCAGAAGGGCGTGGGCTGGAACCTGGGCAAGGTCTTCTTCGAGCAGGACCAGGTCTACAGCTTTGACATGCTGCCCGAATCCCATCACCGCCGTCCCGGTTTTATCAACTTGCAGCAGTACTATGTCGAGCAGTACCTGGTGGAACGCATCGATGAGCTGGATGGCGTAGACCTGCGCTGGAAAAACAGGATTACCGCCCTTGAACAGCTGGACGATGGCGTGCTGCTGAGCATAGAGACGCCGGATGGGGTCTACCGGCTTGAAGCCGATTACCTGGTGGCCTGCGATGGCGCCAATTCCGATATCCGTGCCCTGTGCGGCCTGACCTCCAGCGGCCAGGTCTTCCAGGACCGCTTCCTGATCGCCGATGTATTGATGGACCCCAAGCGCTTTCCGCCGGAACGCTGGTTCTGGTTCAACCCGCCGTTCCACGATGGCCAGTCCACCCTGCTGCATCGCCAGCCAGACAATGTCTGGCGCATCGACTTTGACCTCGGCTGGGAGGCGGACCCGGAGGAAGAGAAGAAACCGGAAAACATTATTCCCCGCGTGCAGGCCTTTCTCGGTGAGGAGGTCGAGTTTGAACTGGAGTGGGCCAGTGTCTACACCTTCTGCTGCCGGCGCATGGATGATTTTCGCCACGGCCGGGTGCTCTTTGCCGGCGATGCGGCGCACCAGGTATCACCCTTCGGTGCCCGCGGCGCCAACTCCGGGGTACAGGATACCGACAACCTGGCCTGGAAACTGGCGCTGGTACTCAAAGACCAGGCCCCTGCGACGCTGCTGGACACCTACACCGGGGAGCGCCTGCTGGCCGCGGACGAAAATATCAGGAATTCGACCCGTTCCACAGATTTCATTACGCCCAAGAACGAGGCCAGCCGCGCGCTGCGCGATGCGGTACTGAACCTGGCGCGTGACTATCCCTTTGCCCGCCACCTGGTGAATTCAGGGCGCCTGTCGCTGCCCTCGGTGTATGCCGATTCGCGCCTGAATACTGCCGATGCCGATGCCGAGGCCTTTGACAGCGCCATGGTGCCGGGAGCACCGAGCACCGACGGGCCGGTACAGCGCAACGGCGAGGATGACTTCCTGCTCAGCCGCCTGGGCAATGCGTTCAATCTGCTCTGGTTTATTGACGACGCCAACCTGCCCAGTGCCACCGAACTCGCCGTTCTGGCGCAACTGGCGTCGCAACCGGTGCCGGTAGGGACGCGCCTGGTGTCCCGGCAGCCATGTGCGCTGGAATTGCCCGACGGGGTGGAGCTGCTGGTGGATCACCTGGGCATCCTGGCCGAGCGCTTCGATGCCGCCCCCGGCACCTTCTACCTGATGCGCCCGGACCAGCATGTCTGCGGCCGTGGCCGCAGTTTCGATCCTGGGCGCATCCAGGCCATGCAACGCACTGCCACCGGACACTGA
- a CDS encoding LysR family transcriptional regulator: MQVSLPALKAFESAARLGSFKAAAAELSISPTAVSHHINKLEQRLDVTLFVRTARNVALTELGKELSVATSQGFQTIETAIEKIAVKEKQINVATTSSFAALVLIPALQEFYNKYPESNVNIISGESIEANKFILPIRLGEIDKQSSVDVIKIEQFNLFCATHTATQFNQAEQITIYTTDWKNNTLPKVPLKAWLQLNGLKNKKIKVRYFDQELFGIQQSFLENAYVFCSRTLTQGYLKAGVLTELNTEAINSEFCYYIENKEKHLSRHNFMFIEWLEKLINER, translated from the coding sequence ATGCAAGTTTCTTTACCCGCACTCAAAGCGTTCGAATCAGCTGCCAGGCTAGGGAGTTTTAAGGCAGCAGCCGCTGAATTATCCATTTCACCAACAGCTGTTTCTCATCACATTAATAAACTTGAGCAGCGATTAGACGTTACCTTATTCGTGCGTACAGCAAGAAATGTGGCACTCACTGAACTTGGAAAAGAACTGTCAGTCGCTACCAGTCAAGGTTTTCAAACTATTGAAACGGCTATCGAAAAAATTGCTGTAAAAGAGAAACAAATTAACGTCGCAACCACGTCGTCATTTGCCGCTTTAGTGCTAATTCCCGCTCTTCAAGAATTTTATAATAAATATCCTGAGAGTAACGTGAATATCATAAGCGGTGAGAGCATTGAAGCAAACAAATTCATTCTACCCATTCGGCTCGGTGAAATTGACAAGCAATCAAGCGTTGATGTTATAAAAATCGAACAATTTAATCTATTTTGCGCGACTCACACTGCTACACAATTTAACCAGGCAGAGCAAATAACTATTTACACCACCGATTGGAAAAATAACACCTTACCAAAGGTGCCATTGAAAGCATGGCTGCAACTCAACGGTTTAAAAAACAAGAAAATTAAAGTTAGATATTTTGATCAAGAGTTGTTTGGTATTCAACAATCTTTTCTAGAAAACGCCTATGTATTCTGTTCGAGAACGCTTACGCAAGGGTATTTAAAAGCAGGCGTGTTAACCGAGTTGAACACCGAAGCCATCAATTCTGAGTTCTGTTACTACATAGAAAATAAAGAAAAACATCTTTCTCGACATAACTTTATGTTTATAGAGTGGTTAGAAAAGTTAATTAATGAGAGATAA
- the folE2 gene encoding GTP cyclohydrolase FolE2 encodes MNTATLSNPAAPATAATGVSLPDVTASTHAAVGGTLDGVGMSGLALPFVVAEADRGDLAVQGTASIHVNLRDPHAKGIHMSRLYLLLEDFAQGSVVTPGSLERLLQQALQSHQEISDTASLALRFQYLSRRPALASDNRGWKAYPVTLGARLEQGRSVTELCLSVPYSSTCPCSASLSRQLIAQAFHRVFQDRANLSVDEVGDWLQTRGGSWATPHSQRSFASIRVRLGAMSAFALEALIGIVEGALQTPVQTAVKREDEQAFALLNGQNLMFCEDAARRIKAVLNRTAWIEDFEIRVEHQESLHAHDAVAMVVKGIAGGYAPGGFGAG; translated from the coding sequence ATGAACACCGCCACACTCTCCAATCCCGCCGCACCAGCCACAGCCGCCACCGGTGTTTCCCTTCCCGATGTGACAGCCAGCACCCATGCTGCGGTTGGCGGCACGCTCGATGGCGTCGGCATGTCCGGGCTCGCCCTGCCTTTTGTGGTGGCAGAAGCCGACCGTGGTGATCTTGCTGTTCAGGGCACGGCGAGCATCCATGTCAACCTGCGCGATCCGCACGCGAAAGGCATTCACATGTCGCGCCTGTATTTGCTGCTTGAAGACTTTGCCCAGGGCTCGGTAGTCACGCCCGGCAGCCTAGAGCGGCTTTTGCAGCAGGCACTACAGAGCCATCAGGAGATCAGCGATACGGCTTCACTGGCCCTGAGGTTCCAGTACCTGAGTCGCCGTCCTGCGCTGGCCAGTGACAACCGTGGCTGGAAGGCCTACCCGGTGACCCTGGGAGCCCGGCTGGAGCAGGGCCGCAGCGTTACGGAGCTGTGCCTGAGTGTGCCTTATTCCAGCACCTGCCCCTGTTCCGCATCCCTCAGTCGTCAGCTGATTGCCCAGGCGTTTCACCGGGTGTTTCAAGACCGCGCGAACCTGTCTGTCGACGAGGTCGGCGACTGGCTGCAGACCCGCGGCGGCAGCTGGGCGACACCGCACAGCCAGCGTTCCTTCGCCAGTATCCGGGTCAGATTGGGGGCGATGAGCGCCTTTGCGCTCGAGGCGCTTATCGGCATTGTGGAAGGGGCGCTGCAAACGCCGGTGCAAACGGCGGTAAAGCGGGAGGATGAGCAGGCCTTTGCGCTGCTCAATGGCCAGAACCTGATGTTCTGCGAAGATGCCGCCCGGCGCATCAAGGCGGTGCTGAACCGCACAGCCTGGATTGAAGACTTCGAGATCCGGGTGGAACACCAGGAAAGCCTGCATGCCCACGATGCTGTGGCCATGGTCGTGAAGGGCATTGCGGGCGGCTATGCGCCCGGCGGCTTTGGGGCAGGCTAG
- a CDS encoding LysR family transcriptional regulator, with the protein MDLLSAMRVFVRVVELRSFTQAADDQGVSSSAVSKQVAMLESHFKARLLHRTTRSLNVTDIGEAIYRQCKVVLEEVAGAENLVAELQGEPRGLLRISSNMTFGQLVLSRALPEFMARYPDIRLEVTLDDRMPDMVREGYDLMIRIKGSQLPDSSLVARKLCDIPMFICATPEYLADQGIPDSAEALQAHNCLIFVHAENAHQWQLAAPGESAQVATVSGDLRANNSLVVREALLAHRGIANLASFLIAPQVARGELVPVFPDAEPERLATYAFYPNRESATLKVTRFVDFFAGWLDEHLPQSLPSVGKAADR; encoded by the coding sequence ATGGATCTGCTGTCGGCGATGAGGGTATTTGTGCGGGTGGTGGAGCTGCGAAGCTTTACCCAGGCGGCGGATGACCAGGGGGTATCGAGCTCGGCCGTCAGCAAGCAGGTGGCCATGCTGGAGTCGCATTTCAAGGCGCGCCTGCTGCACCGTACCACCCGCAGCCTCAACGTCACCGATATCGGGGAGGCCATCTATCGACAGTGCAAGGTGGTGCTGGAGGAGGTTGCCGGGGCCGAAAACCTGGTGGCCGAGCTGCAGGGCGAACCCCGCGGGCTGCTGCGCATTTCCAGCAACATGACCTTTGGCCAGCTGGTGCTGTCGCGGGCGCTGCCGGAATTCATGGCGCGCTACCCCGATATTCGGCTCGAAGTCACCCTGGATGATCGCATGCCTGACATGGTGCGCGAGGGCTACGACCTGATGATTCGTATCAAGGGGTCCCAGCTGCCGGATTCCAGCCTGGTGGCGCGCAAGCTCTGCGATATTCCGATGTTCATCTGTGCCACACCAGAGTACCTGGCCGACCAGGGTATACCGGATTCGGCCGAGGCGCTGCAGGCCCACAACTGCCTGATCTTTGTGCATGCCGAAAACGCCCACCAGTGGCAGCTTGCCGCCCCCGGTGAATCGGCCCAAGTGGCCACGGTGAGTGGCGACCTGCGGGCGAACAACAGCCTGGTGGTGCGGGAGGCCCTGCTGGCGCACCGGGGCATTGCGAATCTTGCTTCCTTTCTGATCGCCCCCCAGGTGGCGCGGGGCGAGCTGGTGCCAGTCTTCCCCGATGCCGAGCCCGAGCGCCTGGCCACCTATGCCTTTTACCCCAACCGCGAATCGGCGACACTGAAGGTGACCCGGTTCGTGGATTTCTTTGCCGGCTGGCTGGATGAACACCTGCCCCAGAGCCTGCCATCGGTTGGTAAAGCCGCCGACCGCTGA
- a CDS encoding DUF1826 domain-containing protein yields the protein MLTHLYQEPCNLAIWQRQLSPELRGYVQALARQPKGLSLRCVLGLEDVNGELQRKLPIHPGRDCLIADIELLVDMFSCLFEQRRVGLRLEWLTRAMCPKFHVDHLPCRLVTTYLGRTTHWISHEQRQREPGNESDFQQLAEGDVALLKGEGWFNNEGRGILHRSPDVAGTPGRLFLSLDTID from the coding sequence GTGTTAACCCACCTTTACCAGGAGCCCTGCAACCTGGCGATCTGGCAGCGACAGCTGTCGCCAGAACTGCGGGGGTATGTCCAGGCGCTGGCCCGGCAACCCAAGGGGCTGAGCCTGCGCTGCGTACTGGGCCTGGAAGATGTTAACGGCGAACTGCAGCGCAAGCTGCCAATCCATCCGGGGCGGGACTGCCTGATCGCCGATATCGAGTTGCTGGTCGATATGTTCAGCTGCCTGTTCGAACAGCGCCGCGTGGGGTTGCGGCTTGAATGGCTGACCAGAGCGATGTGCCCGAAATTTCATGTCGATCACCTGCCCTGCCGCCTGGTGACCACCTACCTTGGCCGCACAACGCACTGGATCAGCCACGAGCAGCGCCAGCGCGAACCCGGCAATGAAAGCGACTTCCAACAGTTGGCCGAAGGCGACGTGGCGTTGCTCAAGGGTGAAGGCTGGTTCAATAACGAAGGCCGCGGCATCCTGCACCGCTCGCCCGACGTCGCCGGTACGCCGGGACGGCTGTTTCTGTCACTCGATACCATTGATTGA
- a CDS encoding AbiU2 domain-containing protein, protein MTKSKKPKLETREIYKALSLVIAETMSAEQIWRYLISPQTHQDYETQLGIYIPFFNGVRQSTFVTTVLGLAKFSDSQNNALNAKTLLDALGANDAADTKEIERLNERYSDCAETWKKIMKIRHNVFAHTSASVKEDEAFAMVSITPNEISAAVEIAREILVGAGNFLDGPAPELTFDQKSTERDISKLFKNLKAGREARLNANA, encoded by the coding sequence ATGACGAAAAGTAAAAAGCCCAAATTGGAAACAAGAGAGATTTATAAGGCTCTTTCTCTAGTTATTGCCGAAACGATGAGTGCAGAGCAAATTTGGCGCTATCTTATATCGCCACAAACGCACCAGGACTATGAAACCCAACTTGGAATTTACATCCCCTTTTTCAATGGGGTCAGACAGTCAACCTTTGTTACCACAGTTCTGGGCTTAGCTAAGTTTTCTGATTCGCAAAATAACGCTCTAAACGCAAAAACATTACTCGACGCTTTAGGTGCTAACGACGCAGCAGACACGAAAGAAATTGAAAGACTAAATGAGAGATATAGCGACTGCGCGGAGACATGGAAAAAGATAATGAAAATTCGACATAATGTCTTCGCCCATACGAGCGCCTCGGTCAAAGAGGATGAAGCCTTTGCAATGGTTAGTATAACGCCAAACGAAATAAGTGCTGCCGTGGAAATTGCTCGCGAGATATTGGTGGGAGCAGGTAATTTTTTAGATGGCCCTGCGCCGGAGCTAACATTCGATCAAAAATCCACGGAAAGAGATATTTCCAAGCTTTTTAAAAACCTAAAAGCAGGTCGTGAGGCACGGTTAAATGCAAATGCATAA
- a CDS encoding DUF2783 domain-containing protein, translating to MPHLITDNNLAVPDDYYALLTELYRELEPAQCMDVNARLLLLLGNHIGDLQVLAEAARIAREQLPAASALAQQI from the coding sequence ATGCCGCACCTGATAACCGACAACAACCTGGCCGTACCGGACGACTACTACGCCCTGCTCACGGAACTGTATCGCGAGCTCGAGCCCGCGCAGTGCATGGATGTGAATGCCCGCCTGCTGCTGTTGCTGGGCAACCATATTGGTGATCTGCAGGTACTGGCCGAGGCGGCACGCATTGCCCGCGAACAGCTGCCGGCGGCCAGCGCCCTGGCACAACAGATCTAA
- a CDS encoding nucleoside deaminase, translating to MLDKKKITYFSKQTIGLAQQQVDMGGLPFSSIIVNQNGDCIGEGVNQVYESNDCTAHAEIQAIRAACETLGRTDLTGSTLFASGEPCGLCYMAIRLAKISQVVILLDRDEVKNLGFDYLWTYQSQHGITPRFKVKNLSNEFRFAPFIQCQQGLNTIGL from the coding sequence ATGTTAGATAAAAAGAAAATTACGTATTTTTCTAAACAAACAATAGGGCTAGCTCAGCAACAAGTAGACATGGGTGGCTTACCTTTTTCATCTATCATTGTTAACCAGAATGGTGACTGTATTGGTGAAGGGGTAAATCAAGTTTACGAGTCAAATGACTGTACGGCCCATGCTGAAATTCAAGCGATTAGAGCTGCTTGTGAAACGTTAGGACGCACCGACCTTACGGGCTCAACCTTATTCGCTTCTGGAGAACCTTGCGGCTTATGTTATATGGCGATACGCCTAGCCAAAATCAGTCAAGTGGTGATTTTGCTAGATAGAGATGAAGTGAAAAATCTCGGATTTGATTATCTGTGGACGTATCAATCTCAACATGGAATAACACCTAGATTTAAAGTTAAGAATCTATCAAATGAGTTTAGGTTTGCTCCATTTATACAGTGTCAACAAGGCTTAAACACCATCGGGTTATGA
- a CDS encoding MBL fold metallo-hydrolase, with protein sequence MAKKPFASSADLGDKKETLEVLADGVFALTAEGDPNVGVIEAEDFLIAFEARATPKAARDWLEQLRAYTDKPVKYLVLSHYHAVRVLGASAYEAQSIIAHEKTQFLIEERGMQDWASEYGRMPRLFREPDGIPGLTHPDIVFNDRLEIPLGGDRGSLILEHCGRGHTAGDIVAWLPKHKILFAGDLVEAAAALYTGDAFHFDWSTETLDKVKAYGAETLIGGRGAVAHGREDVDAAIEQTRGFLNGMKEKVGEVHRRGGTLKEAFEQTRDHLAPKFGMWPIFEHCLPFDVQRLWDEFDGIDWPRIWTDARDQEVWDKLQD encoded by the coding sequence ATGGCTAAAAAACCTTTTGCGTCCTCTGCGGACCTTGGCGACAAGAAAGAAACCCTCGAAGTACTGGCCGATGGCGTATTCGCCCTCACCGCCGAAGGCGACCCCAATGTCGGCGTCATTGAAGCCGAAGACTTCCTGATTGCCTTTGAAGCCCGCGCCACCCCCAAGGCGGCCCGCGACTGGCTGGAACAGCTGCGGGCGTACACCGACAAGCCGGTGAAATACCTGGTGCTGTCGCACTACCATGCGGTGCGCGTACTGGGGGCGTCTGCCTACGAAGCCCAGAGCATCATCGCCCACGAAAAGACCCAATTCCTGATCGAGGAGCGGGGCATGCAGGACTGGGCCAGTGAATACGGCCGCATGCCGCGCCTGTTCCGTGAGCCCGACGGCATTCCCGGCCTGACCCACCCGGACATCGTTTTCAATGACCGCCTGGAAATACCGCTGGGTGGCGACCGTGGCAGCCTGATCCTGGAACACTGCGGCCGTGGTCACACCGCCGGCGACATCGTCGCCTGGTTGCCCAAGCACAAGATCCTCTTTGCCGGCGATCTGGTAGAGGCCGCTGCGGCGCTGTACACCGGGGACGCCTTCCACTTTGACTGGTCCACCGAGACGCTGGACAAGGTCAAGGCCTACGGCGCCGAAACCCTGATCGGCGGCCGCGGTGCCGTGGCCCACGGCCGTGAAGACGTGGATGCCGCCATCGAGCAGACCCGGGGCTTTCTCAACGGCATGAAGGAAAAGGTCGGCGAAGTGCACAGGCGCGGCGGCACCCTGAAGGAAGCCTTCGAGCAGACCCGCGATCACCTGGCGCCGAAGTTCGGCATGTGGCCGATCTTCGAGCACTGCCTGCCGTTTGACGTGCAGCGCCTGTGGGACGAGTTCGATGGTATCGACTGGCCGCGCATCTGGACGGACGCGCGCGACCAGGAAGTCTGGGACAAGCTGCAGGACTGA
- a CDS encoding FMN-dependent NADH-azoreductase, giving the protein MSVVLHVDSSVRSVSNINPEHESISKKLAKQFILKLKKEADINEYIYRDIGVKPPQLITQDWIGAVFTPELKRTIQQQHILAQSDELIAEVEKSNLIVISSPMYNYGMPSQLKAWFDQIIRINKTFDFNLARGDKPLAPIFSGKKLVIITSSGEFGFGKGEINEESNHLVPHLRTLSKYLGVTEIYEIASEYQEFSDHRHEQSLQVAESKANEIASVLAKNLRFKTC; this is encoded by the coding sequence ATGAGTGTTGTTTTACATGTGGATTCTAGTGTTAGATCGGTTTCAAACATAAACCCAGAACATGAGTCAATTTCTAAAAAACTAGCAAAGCAATTTATTTTAAAGCTTAAAAAGGAAGCTGATATTAATGAGTATATTTATCGTGATATCGGTGTAAAACCTCCTCAGCTTATTACTCAAGATTGGATAGGCGCAGTATTTACACCTGAGTTGAAAAGAACCATTCAGCAACAGCATATTCTGGCGCAGTCAGATGAGTTAATTGCCGAGGTCGAAAAATCTAATCTCATCGTTATTTCATCACCAATGTATAACTACGGGATGCCTTCACAGTTAAAAGCTTGGTTTGATCAAATCATACGCATCAACAAAACCTTTGATTTTAATTTGGCGCGTGGCGATAAACCTTTGGCTCCTATATTCTCAGGAAAAAAATTAGTTATTATTACTTCAAGTGGTGAGTTTGGCTTTGGAAAAGGCGAGATAAACGAAGAATCTAATCATTTAGTTCCGCATTTACGTACATTGAGCAAATACTTAGGCGTGACAGAAATTTACGAAATAGCTTCAGAATATCAAGAGTTTTCAGATCATAGACATGAACAATCATTGCAGGTAGCCGAGTCTAAAGCCAATGAAATCGCTTCTGTGCTGGCTAAAAACCTGAGGTTTAAAACATGTTAG